The following is a genomic window from Sebastes fasciatus isolate fSebFas1 chromosome 15, fSebFas1.pri, whole genome shotgun sequence.
tttacaaagttagaaaaacaatgtttaagtagggcctgatgttgccttacacataaaaaactgatcccagtcacttccacacagtgaagcatacagcttattaattaaacactggtatcggatagGTATTTGGTATcggtcgatacccaaagcccaggtattgccaTCGGTATCTGGACTGAagaagttggatcggtgcatccttagttAAAACACGTTAAATTCAAATGCAGTTACATCTGTCAAAAGAcactaaaaatataaaaaccagATGGCTGCATTGATGACATTTCTCAAGGTTGATTAGTGCTGTACTCACCCTCGAGGCAGCGGTGGCATGTTCCCACACTTCACAGCTGTGTACTCCATGaatccttcactcagacagaaaaaaaaaaaaaattaaatcagtcTAAACCTGGACACAAAATTGTAGCCTATAATGCTGCCACTGAATCTTCATCTTACCCAGATCTAAAACATGGAGATCATTAAGGTAGGTAGCAGTCTTCCGTCCACCAAATATTATCAACTTCTGTGACATCAGTGTGGCTGAGTGTCTGTTTGATACAAACATAAGCATTGCATCAATATTTAAGGAAAATAAAACAGTATTTGGATGACAGCAAATTCACTGTAGACTGACCCAAACCGAGGCAGAGGTCTGTCCCCCTCCACGATCGGCTGGTACCAGAGTTCAAACTCCGGGTTGAAGATGTACAGAGCATTACTGCAGGATTTATCCTCAGAAGAATGGCTCGGCTGAACTCCACCGAAGACAAAAAGCTCTTTCTTATAAAAGACTGCAGAATGATATGCCAAATTTGGGATATTCCCTTTTGCCTAAAGGGGGTGTAGATCagcaaaaacaaaccaaaagaaaacatttcctGTAACTCTGCTTGAGTATTTGATAAGAAAAACTACAACATGTTAGTAGCTTGCAACAAACCCACAGTGACAAGCTTCCACTTCCAGGTCAGTGTATTGAGGATGTACAGCTCGCTGTAGCGCTGACCCTCCCTCAGGCCACCGTAAACAAAGACCGACTTAGAGTCTGGGTCAAAGGTCGCAGAGTGTCCTCGGGCACAAGGTGGTACGGGTCCAAAGGTAGAGGAGTTCATGGGGAACCAGAAGTCATTGTCTGGAAAGAGGTCAAGAAGGAAACTAATTGTAGAAAAACACATGTTCAGTAAAAATGCGCTCAACGGGCAAATATTTTGTGGCTTCTTATTGTGTCTTAATTCCTCCTTTGGTTGTAGTAAGCAATATATATCCACACAAGTGACCCAAACTCCACTGACCTAACTCAAGCTTCCACAGCGAGTCCTTGCAGTAGTTATGATCTGCCGTCTCCCCTCCGATGAGGACGGCTGTGTCAGGGTCACTCAGACACATCGTATGGCTCCAGCGCTTCGACGGAGACACTGAAACTAAATCACCAGCTCTGTCAAAACCCATTTTGTGCATTCAGATGTGACCACAGTGGTTGTTAAAGTTTTCTGACCTTCTCTGTTCGCATTCTTTATCTGCACCGtcatctcctctctgctgttcAACCTGGACAGCCTCATTTTCTTGGGGGTTGAAGCCTGGTTTATGTCCTGTGTGAGACTGTCCATGTCCTCAGAGCTCCATGTCAGGCGGCCTCTCTTACTAATAACTGTCCGTCTGGGTGTCTTATCCTTTTTAGAGTATATCACACAATAAGTCCCTTACTTTATATGCAGACAATATTCTTAAGCATGGACTCTTACCGTAGGCCAAACCGGCGGTTTATTATTTCCCATAGTGGAATCACTGGTGTCAATTTTATTCACTTGAATATCAGCAAAGCAAACGCCATCACCCAAGTGTGAGGAGTTGGGAGTTATCTGCAAGACAGGACAAGAATGAAAAATGTTGCAACAAGCGTAGataactgaaaaaaacaatttaaaccCTGTTCATCTCACCATTTCACTTGCAGCGCTTTGCTGTAATGTGCAAGAGAGATCAATGGCATTGGGCTGATCTGGGAACAGACATTTCCTTTGAACCAGAGGAGTGCTGCTGAAGACACTG
Proteins encoded in this region:
- the LOC141783195 gene encoding uncharacterized protein LOC141783195 isoform X1 translates to MGKLNFYVLWSLRDAPRQFISKSNRRRFQVHIPLPLPTHLVIFGLGEWKSSETTISVDVLVSAEVPAQKIGTLSAQARCLTWEGDWSPDMVTVAAERGRRGVYGKIVLTVCGETCAQPQEDKSSVFSSTPLVQRKCLFPDQPNAIDLSCTLQQSAASEMITPNSSHLGDGVCFADIQVNKIDTSDSTMGNNKPPVWPTDKTPRRTVISKRGRLTWSSEDMDSLTQDINQASTPKKMRLSRLNSREEMTVQIKNANREVSVSPSKRWSHTMCLSDPDTAVLIGGETADHNYCKDSLWKLELDNDFWFPMNSSTFGPVPPCARGHSATFDPDSKSVFVYGGLREGQRYSELYILNTLTWKWKLVTAKGNIPNLAYHSAVFYKKELFVFGGVQPSHSSEDKSCSNALYIFNPEFELWYQPIVEGDRPLPRFGHSATLMSQKLIIFGGRKTATYLNDLHVLDLGFMEYTAVKCGNMPPLPRGFHAALPVSDNRILVSGGCSAIGALQDVHIFNTDTNIWSSVASPLLCSKPRAGHSMINLGCCILTDAEKHEQGENVSVHCTLLVFGGSDCSGTFYNDTVKFTVEIPGDK
- the LOC141783195 gene encoding uncharacterized protein LOC141783195 isoform X2 yields the protein MGKLNFYVLWSLRDAPRQFISKSNRRRFQVHIPLPLPTHLVIFGLGEWKSSETTISVDVLVSAEVPAQKIGTLSAQARCLTWEGDWSPDMVTVAAERGRRGVYGKIVLTVCGEPQEDKSSVFSSTPLVQRKCLFPDQPNAIDLSCTLQQSAASEMITPNSSHLGDGVCFADIQVNKIDTSDSTMGNNKPPVWPTDKTPRRTVISKRGRLTWSSEDMDSLTQDINQASTPKKMRLSRLNSREEMTVQIKNANREVSVSPSKRWSHTMCLSDPDTAVLIGGETADHNYCKDSLWKLELDNDFWFPMNSSTFGPVPPCARGHSATFDPDSKSVFVYGGLREGQRYSELYILNTLTWKWKLVTAKGNIPNLAYHSAVFYKKELFVFGGVQPSHSSEDKSCSNALYIFNPEFELWYQPIVEGDRPLPRFGHSATLMSQKLIIFGGRKTATYLNDLHVLDLGFMEYTAVKCGNMPPLPRGFHAALPVSDNRILVSGGCSAIGALQDVHIFNTDTNIWSSVASPLLCSKPRAGHSMINLGCCILTDAEKHEQGENVSVHCTLLVFGGSDCSGTFYNDTVKFTVEIPGDK